The following are encoded together in the Ovis aries strain OAR_USU_Benz2616 breed Rambouillet chromosome 15, ARS-UI_Ramb_v3.0, whole genome shotgun sequence genome:
- the LOC114118371 gene encoding olfactory receptor 10AG1-like, whose amino-acid sequence MEPQKYLVSMNLTSMMEFVLLGFSDIPNLQMFLFVIFLFTYVITLMGNGIIILITGTDQTLQTPMYFFLGNLSFLEICYVSATLPRMLINLWTQKRHISLFACATQMSFVLIFGNIECLLLTVMAYDRYVAICSPLHYPLVMNHKICVQLVAACWVTGVPIEIGQTSQIFSLPFCRSKQINHYFCDIPPVLKLACGDTFLNETLVFTVAVLFVMVPFLLILGSYSRITSTILKLPSATGRAKAFSTCSSHVMVVTLFFGSAIVTYLRPKSKNSSRTDKFLSLFYTVVTPMLNPLIYTLRNKDVLTALRKLIPSHRALEA is encoded by the coding sequence ATGGAACCTCAAAAATATCTAGTGAGTATGAATCTCACTTCAATGATGGAATTTGTTCTTTTGGGATTTTCTGACATTCCCAATCTCCAAATgtttctttttgtgatttttctgtttaCCTATGTGATAACTCTGATGGGAAATGGTATCATTATTCTCATAACTGGGACAGACCAGACTCTCCAGACtcccatgtactttttcctcgGTAATCTTTCCTTCTTGGAAATCTGTTATGTGTCTGCCACTCTTCCTAGAATGCTCATAAACCTTTGGACCCAGAAAAGAcatatttctttgtttgcttgtgCAACACAGATGAGTTTTGTCCTAATATTTGGAAACATAGAGTGCCTGCTTCTTacagtgatggcctatgaccgctacgtggccatctgTAGCCCCCTGCACTATCCTCTGGTCATGAACCACAAGATCTGTGTCCAGCTGGTGGCTGCCTGCTGGGTCACTGGAGTTCCAATTGAGATAGGGCAGACAAGCCAGATTTTCTCTCTGCCCTTTTGTAGATCCAAACAAATTAATCACTACTTCTGTGACATCCCCCCAGTGCTGAAGCTGGCCTGTGGGGACACGTTTCTGAACGAGACGCTGGTCTTTACAGTTGCTGTGCTTTTTGTCATGGTCCCTTTTCTGCTGATACTTGGCTCCTACAGTAGAATCACCTCCACCATCCTCAAGCTGCCATCGGCAACGGGAAGAGCAAAGGCTTTCTCCACCTGCTCATCTCATGTCATGGTTGTGACTTTATTCTTTGGATCTGCAATCGTTACATATTTACGACCCAAATCCAAAAATTCTTCCAGAACAGACAAATTTCTCTCACTTTTCTATACTGTTGTCACCCCGATGCTTAACCCCCTGATATACACTCTGAGAAATAAGGATGTCTTGACAGCCTTGAGAAAACTGATACCCTCACATAGAGCATTAGAGGCTTGA